In Nitrospira sp., one genomic interval encodes:
- the atpD gene encoding F0F1 ATP synthase subunit beta → MSTGKVIQVIGPVVDVEFPPGQLPNIYNALKVIQEENKAAGKPAVRITLEVAQHLGENRVRGVAMSSTDGLTRGMDVQDTGAPISVPVGRETLGRLINVLGEPVDEKGPIQAKKTYPIHRPAPRLEDQDTKTEVLETGIKVVDLLEPYSKGGKVGLFGGAGVGKTVIIMELINNIALHHGGFSVFAGVGERTREGNDLWHEMQESKVIDPDDYTKSKAALVYGQMNEPPGARLRVALTGLAVAEFFRDEENQDVLLFVDNIFRFTQAGSEVSALLGRMPSAVGYQPNLSTEMGALQERITSTKKGSITSVQAIYVPADDLTDPAPATAFAHLDATTVLSRQLAELGIYPAVDPLDSTSRILDPQIIGEEHYKVARGVQSVLQRYKDLQDIIAILGMDELSEDDKMVVARARKIQRFLSQPFHVAEAFTGAPGKYVKLKDTVRSFKEILEGKYDHLPEQAFYMVGPIEEAVAKAEKMGVKV, encoded by the coding sequence ATGAGCACAGGAAAAGTCATCCAAGTCATCGGCCCCGTGGTGGACGTGGAGTTCCCTCCCGGACAGCTGCCGAACATCTACAATGCACTCAAGGTGATCCAGGAGGAAAATAAGGCGGCGGGCAAACCAGCCGTGCGGATCACGCTTGAAGTGGCGCAGCACCTCGGTGAAAACCGCGTGCGCGGTGTGGCCATGTCCTCGACCGACGGTCTGACCCGTGGAATGGATGTGCAAGATACCGGTGCTCCGATTTCCGTGCCGGTCGGACGGGAGACCTTGGGACGCCTGATCAACGTGCTGGGCGAACCGGTGGACGAAAAGGGCCCGATCCAGGCCAAGAAAACCTACCCGATTCATCGGCCTGCGCCGCGATTGGAAGATCAGGACACAAAAACTGAAGTGCTGGAAACCGGCATCAAGGTGGTCGACCTGTTGGAGCCCTACAGCAAAGGCGGGAAGGTCGGACTCTTCGGAGGCGCAGGCGTTGGGAAGACCGTTATCATCATGGAGTTGATCAACAACATCGCGCTGCACCATGGAGGCTTCTCCGTGTTTGCGGGCGTCGGTGAACGGACGCGCGAAGGCAACGACCTCTGGCACGAAATGCAGGAGTCCAAGGTCATCGATCCCGATGACTACACGAAATCCAAAGCCGCATTGGTGTACGGTCAGATGAACGAGCCGCCTGGCGCTCGGCTGCGTGTCGCCCTCACCGGCTTGGCCGTGGCGGAATTCTTCCGCGACGAAGAGAACCAGGACGTGTTGTTGTTCGTCGACAACATCTTCCGGTTTACTCAAGCTGGTTCCGAGGTCTCGGCTCTGTTGGGACGCATGCCGTCGGCGGTGGGTTATCAACCGAATCTGTCCACCGAAATGGGAGCTCTTCAGGAGCGGATTACATCTACGAAGAAGGGGTCCATCACGTCGGTACAGGCCATTTACGTGCCGGCCGACGACTTGACTGACCCCGCTCCGGCCACCGCGTTTGCACACCTGGACGCCACAACCGTGTTGTCACGGCAATTGGCCGAGCTGGGCATTTATCCGGCGGTCGATCCTCTCGATTCCACGTCTCGTATTCTCGATCCCCAGATCATTGGAGAAGAACACTATAAGGTGGCGCGCGGGGTTCAATCGGTCTTGCAGCGCTACAAGGATCTGCAGGACATCATCGCAATTCTCGGTATGGACGAACTATCCGAAGACGACAAGATGGTCGTGGCGCGGGCCCGCAAAATTCAACGCTTCCTCTCGCAACCGTTCCACGTCGCCGAGGCCTTTACCGGCGCTCCCGGCAAGTACGTCAAGCTCAAGGACACCGTGCGGAGCTTCAAAGAAATCCTTGAAGGGAAATACGACCATCTCCCCGAACAGGCCTTCTACATGGTCGGCCCGATCGAGGAAGCCGTGGCGAAGGCGGAAAAGATGGGAGTGAAGGTCTAA
- a CDS encoding metal ABC transporter permease: protein MLELLSYDFMQRSLIAAALVGSVCSVIGVFVVLRGLAFAGAGTAHAAFAGVTLAYLLGLPPLSLAIVFGLATVWMTGWVEEKGRMKLDVSIGILYTATMAMAILFLGLMKTYNPEVYGYLFGSVLSVTTEELLTIGGLSVAVLGTILLLSKELYFIAFDQDMAAASGVPARQIFYLLLSLVALTVVISLKTVGAILVFAMILIPASTAYQLTHSLTQLTLYSVLIGTFCAVAGVLLSYAFDLPSGPSIVLLATSLFFLAILFSPKRLHRIRPQ, encoded by the coding sequence ATGTTAGAGCTCCTGTCCTACGATTTCATGCAACGATCGCTCATCGCCGCCGCCCTGGTGGGATCGGTCTGTTCCGTCATCGGAGTGTTCGTCGTCCTGCGGGGCTTGGCCTTTGCCGGCGCCGGCACAGCCCATGCAGCCTTTGCCGGCGTCACCCTGGCCTACCTGCTTGGACTGCCGCCCTTGAGCCTCGCGATCGTGTTTGGTCTCGCCACCGTCTGGATGACCGGCTGGGTGGAAGAGAAAGGCCGCATGAAGCTGGATGTGTCCATCGGCATTCTCTATACCGCCACCATGGCGATGGCCATTCTGTTTCTGGGCTTGATGAAGACCTATAACCCTGAAGTGTACGGGTACCTGTTCGGCAGTGTCTTGTCGGTCACGACGGAAGAATTGCTGACCATCGGCGGGTTGAGCGTGGCGGTTCTCGGCACCATACTGCTGCTGTCGAAAGAACTCTACTTCATCGCCTTCGACCAAGACATGGCCGCCGCCTCAGGCGTCCCGGCCCGGCAGATTTTTTATCTCCTGCTGTCGCTGGTGGCGTTGACCGTAGTGATCTCGCTCAAAACCGTCGGCGCCATCTTGGTCTTTGCCATGATCCTGATCCCCGCCTCCACCGCCTACCAACTCACGCACAGCCTCACGCAGCTGACGCTTTATTCCGTATTGATCGGCACGTTCTGCGCCGTGGCCGGTGTTCTCCTCTCCTATGCGTTCGATTTACCGTCGGGGCCTTCGATCGTGCTCCTGGCGACCAGCCTGTTTTTCCTGGCGATCCTGTTCTCTCCGAAACGGCTCCATCGCATCCGCCCCCAGTAG
- a CDS encoding DUF3365 domain-containing protein has product MTSSNKVLWGTVLLCATLGGASLLAPDSSGSEGPSGTLPIETVANYLHAIIDADRDVYTRHVVERMQAKGIVVASENWEQKNTLPLPAQFLMESGRHVAKKGIGVQYRLISLWPINKRNAAATDLEKTGLGAILTHPDRPHTGFTKNGETRYFHAVYADLAATQACIGCHNAHPDSPKRDFKLNDVMGAIVITIPVGQ; this is encoded by the coding sequence ATGACATCCTCCAACAAAGTGCTCTGGGGTACTGTCCTGCTCTGCGCGACATTGGGAGGTGCCAGCCTGTTGGCGCCCGATTCCAGTGGATCCGAGGGACCCTCCGGGACGCTGCCGATTGAGACCGTGGCGAATTATCTCCATGCCATCATTGACGCAGACCGAGACGTCTACACGCGGCATGTCGTGGAACGGATGCAGGCGAAGGGCATCGTGGTCGCCTCAGAGAATTGGGAGCAAAAAAACACACTACCTCTGCCCGCCCAATTTCTCATGGAGTCCGGTCGTCACGTGGCGAAGAAAGGCATCGGCGTACAATATCGACTCATCAGTCTGTGGCCGATCAACAAACGCAATGCGGCTGCGACCGACCTGGAAAAGACCGGGCTGGGCGCCATTCTCACCCATCCGGATCGTCCACACACGGGCTTCACCAAAAACGGTGAAACACGATATTTTCATGCCGTCTATGCCGACCTGGCAGCTACGCAAGCCTGCATCGGTTGCCACAATGCCCATCCCGATAGCCCCAAGCGAGACTTTAAGCTCAATGATGTCATGGGAGCCATCGTGATCACCATCCCGGTTGGTCAATAA
- a CDS encoding GNAT family N-acetyltransferase yields MPPALKTGQQAITFSDRNDFDAAQLLRLYHQAPWAHTRELDQVRTMLAQTDVIISAWDGPRLVGFGRVLTDYVFRASIWDVIVDREYQGRKVGTQIVRRILDHPRLQQVELFWLCTRRPGFYERLGFSSKEQTGMVWSRKKPASQK; encoded by the coding sequence ATGCCTCCCGCTCTCAAGACCGGCCAACAGGCGATCACATTCTCAGACCGCAACGATTTCGACGCTGCCCAGCTCCTTCGGCTCTATCACCAAGCTCCCTGGGCCCACACGCGTGAGCTTGACCAGGTGCGAACCATGTTGGCTCAGACGGATGTGATCATTTCAGCTTGGGATGGGCCGCGCTTGGTGGGATTCGGTCGCGTCTTGACCGACTATGTCTTCCGCGCCTCCATCTGGGATGTGATCGTCGATCGTGAGTACCAGGGGCGAAAGGTTGGAACCCAAATCGTGCGCCGGATTCTCGATCATCCCCGATTGCAGCAGGTGGAGTTGTTCTGGCTCTGCACCCGCCGCCCTGGCTTTTACGAACGGCTCGGTTTCAGTTCCAAGGAGCAGACCGGCATGGTCTGGTCCAGAAAAAAACCTGCCTCGCAAAAGTAA
- a CDS encoding metal ABC transporter ATP-binding protein, translating into MTQPIIRFDHATFGFPGVIALEDLSLSILESEFVGVIGPNGSGKTTLCRAVLGLMAPLSGSLRVLDCACEELRCHHRALIGYLPQKGMLDRNFPVTVLEAVMMGRYGALGLFRRPGRRDREIAREALTHVGMDHHRDSALGALSGGQQQRVFIARALAQQPRILLLDEPTTGLDITAQHSVVELIQQLHHELRLTILMITHDINMIRSRVDRLVLLKTKLFAAGPPQEVLQPDILRQVYGKELVITDKDFVIVEDYHHH; encoded by the coding sequence ATGACTCAGCCCATTATCCGCTTCGACCACGCCACCTTCGGCTTTCCCGGCGTCATTGCCCTGGAAGACCTGTCGCTCTCGATCCTCGAATCCGAATTCGTCGGCGTCATCGGTCCCAACGGGTCCGGCAAGACTACCTTGTGCCGCGCGGTCCTCGGGTTGATGGCACCGCTCAGCGGGAGTCTGCGCGTGCTCGACTGCGCCTGCGAGGAACTCCGTTGTCACCATCGTGCCTTGATCGGGTACTTGCCCCAAAAGGGTATGCTCGACCGCAATTTTCCCGTGACGGTGCTGGAGGCGGTGATGATGGGCCGCTACGGGGCATTGGGGCTGTTTCGCCGCCCGGGGCGCCGGGATCGCGAGATCGCGCGCGAAGCCCTCACACACGTCGGGATGGACCACCATCGCGACTCGGCGCTCGGCGCGCTCTCCGGCGGGCAACAGCAGCGTGTTTTCATCGCCCGCGCCCTGGCGCAACAACCGCGCATCCTTCTGTTGGATGAGCCGACCACCGGGCTGGACATCACGGCGCAGCATAGTGTTGTGGAATTGATCCAACAGCTCCATCATGAATTGCGGCTGACCATCCTGATGATCACGCACGACATCAACATGATCCGGTCGCGCGTGGATCGGCTAGTGCTGCTGAAGACCAAATTGTTCGCCGCCGGCCCTCCCCAGGAGGTCCTGCAACCGGATATCCTCCGCCAGGTGTACGGCAAGGAACTCGTCATCACCGATAAGGATTTCGTCATCGTCGAGGATTACCACCACCACTGA
- a CDS encoding F0F1 ATP synthase subunit epsilon, with product MAGKILLEVVTPEKLLLSQEVDEVVAPGSEGDFGVLPGHCHFLSTLRIGELRYKTQETWRYMSILWGYVEVTPARVTVMAEIAEKAEDIDVDRAQKAVEKAEQRLQAGGLPSEVKDAQISLEKARLRKKIADRARRVHG from the coding sequence ATGGCTGGGAAGATTTTATTAGAAGTCGTCACTCCGGAAAAGTTGCTCCTGAGCCAGGAGGTCGATGAGGTGGTCGCTCCCGGCAGCGAGGGGGACTTCGGAGTCTTGCCGGGGCATTGTCACTTTCTGTCCACGCTTCGCATCGGCGAGCTGCGCTATAAGACGCAAGAAACCTGGCGCTACATGTCGATCCTGTGGGGCTATGTCGAGGTCACTCCGGCTAGGGTCACGGTGATGGCGGAGATTGCCGAGAAGGCAGAGGATATCGACGTTGACCGTGCGCAGAAGGCGGTCGAGAAGGCGGAACAGCGCCTGCAGGCTGGCGGCCTTCCCTCAGAGGTCAAGGACGCTCAGATCAGTCTCGAAAAGGCTCGTCTGCGCAAGAAGATCGCCGATCGCGCCCGCCGGGTGCATGGCTAA
- a CDS encoding RluA family pseudouridine synthase yields the protein MSPFTTTPVEFVITPGESSKRIDRFLANRDPTFSRSALQRLIEEGRILVNGRTVRASQKIKPGDVIRLEVPRPVLLDIQPEAIPFEILHEDPELLVLNKPAGLVVHPAPGNWSGTLVNALLHHFATSGGAPSQIGGTERPGLVHRLDKETSGVMVVAKTDHAHRALAAQFKLHTITRVYEALIWGVPKKGHGVIELAIGRDTKERKKFSARSSKPKPSATEYEVDRRFGKIASHVRLFPRTGRTHQLRVHLASIDHPILGDRTYGGAKVMAVAGMEVPRVMLHARTLGFQHPVGGTYHQFDVPCPPDMEQVRNCLAASTTEEVGHDAGVRKR from the coding sequence GTGAGTCCGTTCACCACGACGCCGGTTGAGTTCGTCATCACGCCAGGAGAATCATCCAAGCGGATCGATAGATTCCTCGCCAATCGCGACCCCACATTTTCTCGCTCCGCCCTCCAGCGACTGATCGAGGAAGGGCGCATTCTGGTCAACGGTCGCACCGTGCGCGCAAGCCAGAAAATCAAACCGGGCGACGTCATCCGGCTGGAAGTGCCCAGGCCGGTGCTGCTGGATATCCAACCCGAAGCAATCCCCTTTGAAATTCTGCACGAGGATCCTGAGCTGTTGGTGCTCAACAAGCCCGCCGGCTTAGTCGTACATCCCGCGCCGGGGAATTGGTCGGGAACGTTGGTCAACGCCTTGCTGCATCACTTTGCGACATCAGGGGGTGCGCCCTCACAGATCGGCGGCACGGAGCGCCCCGGGCTGGTGCATCGTTTGGACAAGGAAACTTCGGGAGTGATGGTGGTGGCCAAGACCGATCACGCCCATCGTGCGTTGGCAGCGCAATTCAAGTTGCACACGATCACACGGGTGTATGAGGCACTGATCTGGGGTGTGCCCAAGAAGGGGCATGGAGTGATCGAGTTGGCAATCGGGCGGGACACGAAGGAACGCAAGAAATTTTCGGCCCGCTCGTCGAAGCCGAAGCCTTCGGCGACCGAATATGAGGTGGATCGGCGGTTCGGCAAGATTGCGTCGCACGTGCGGCTGTTCCCTCGAACGGGAAGAACCCATCAGCTACGCGTTCACTTGGCGTCGATCGACCATCCGATTCTGGGCGACCGAACGTACGGGGGCGCGAAGGTCATGGCCGTGGCCGGAATGGAGGTGCCGCGAGTGATGTTGCATGCGAGGACCCTTGGATTTCAGCACCCGGTCGGCGGCACCTATCATCAGTTCGATGTGCCCTGTCCGCCGGACATGGAGCAGGTGCGAAATTGTCTCGCGGCCTCGACGACCGAAGAGGTTGGACACGACGCAGGAGTGCGAAAGCGGTGA
- the atpH gene encoding ATP synthase F1 subunit delta: MKTAVARRYAKALFDLLDTTTVESAKAALQGLGDAFAQSAALRHAVASPAFSEDSKISVLTELAGRLGCPPVGHKFLDQLVKKNRVGFLPDIAEAFAKLVDESKGTQQVSVSSATTLPMAEQERIAARLRDVLKRDVDVTFHADPGHVAGLHIRLESTVVDSTVRGRLGAMQRLLTKE, translated from the coding sequence ATGAAGACAGCCGTCGCACGTCGATACGCAAAAGCTTTGTTCGATCTTCTTGATACCACCACAGTTGAATCGGCCAAAGCGGCGCTTCAAGGACTGGGTGACGCCTTCGCGCAGTCGGCGGCGTTGCGTCATGCCGTGGCCTCGCCTGCCTTTTCTGAAGACAGCAAGATCAGTGTCCTGACAGAGTTGGCCGGCCGTCTCGGCTGCCCGCCTGTCGGCCATAAGTTTCTCGATCAATTAGTGAAGAAGAACCGGGTGGGGTTTCTGCCGGATATTGCCGAGGCCTTCGCCAAGCTCGTGGACGAGTCCAAAGGGACCCAACAGGTTTCGGTCTCATCCGCGACCACCTTGCCGATGGCGGAGCAGGAACGGATTGCCGCCCGGCTTCGCGACGTCCTGAAGCGTGACGTCGATGTGACTTTTCATGCAGATCCCGGACATGTCGCCGGTCTCCATATCCGCTTGGAGAGCACCGTGGTGGATAGTACGGTACGAGGCCGACTCGGCGCCATGCAGCGTTTGTTGACGAAGGAGTAG
- the atpG gene encoding ATP synthase F1 subunit gamma yields the protein MPSLQSLRRKIAAFKNTQKITKAMKMVAAAKLKRSQDRILAARPYAHKMRGVLSNLSQRVNRTSHPLLQKREGKKIEILVVTSDRGLCGGFNGNIVRKSSEFVRQCEARGLQVTLSIVGRKGREYFRRRAWPIRQEWTGVFDKLSFEHALDIGGDLTENFVKGTFDELYVVYNEFKSAIQQRVIVEKLFPVDAAAEFGASSEVGQNGTGGSYLYEPDEAELLNVLVPKHFQVQTFRILLESAAAEHGARMAAMDGATRNAGQLIKKVTLYYNKTRQAAITKELMDIVGGAEALK from the coding sequence ATGCCGAGCTTACAGTCATTGCGCCGCAAAATCGCGGCTTTCAAGAATACCCAGAAGATCACCAAGGCCATGAAGATGGTTGCGGCGGCGAAACTCAAGCGCTCGCAAGACCGCATCTTGGCCGCGCGGCCCTATGCGCATAAGATGCGAGGGGTGCTGAGCAACCTCAGCCAGCGCGTCAATCGCACGTCACATCCTCTCTTGCAGAAGCGCGAGGGGAAGAAGATCGAAATTCTCGTGGTGACGAGCGACCGTGGATTGTGCGGCGGATTCAACGGGAACATTGTGCGGAAGAGTTCGGAATTCGTCCGCCAGTGCGAGGCACGCGGTCTGCAAGTCACCCTGAGCATCGTGGGTCGGAAGGGACGGGAATATTTCCGGCGCCGCGCCTGGCCGATCCGGCAGGAGTGGACCGGGGTGTTCGACAAGCTGAGCTTCGAGCATGCGCTGGATATCGGCGGTGATTTGACGGAAAACTTCGTCAAGGGCACCTTCGACGAACTCTACGTCGTCTACAATGAATTCAAGTCCGCCATCCAGCAGCGGGTGATTGTCGAGAAACTGTTTCCCGTCGATGCCGCAGCCGAATTTGGGGCCAGCTCGGAAGTCGGACAGAACGGCACAGGCGGGAGTTATCTCTATGAGCCGGACGAGGCCGAACTGTTGAACGTGCTCGTGCCGAAACATTTTCAAGTGCAGACCTTCCGTATCTTGCTGGAATCGGCGGCGGCCGAGCACGGCGCGCGCATGGCCGCGATGGACGGGGCGACCCGCAACGCCGGACAGCTGATCAAAAAAGTGACGCTGTACTACAACAAAACCAGGCAGGCTGCGATCACGAAGGAACTCATGGATATCGTCGGCGGCGCGGAAGCGCTGAAGTAA
- a CDS encoding RluA family pseudouridine synthase, whose protein sequence is METEFIISAGEQPKRLDRFLVHREPNLSRAAIQRLIATGRVRMNGAPARPARLVRPGDSISIDSPPAVPLSRNGKPMALAVLYEDEACLVVDKPAGVVVHPGPGHWSDTLMNALLDYWAGKSGAGRPGIIHRLDKETSGALLVSKTAEAHRRLANQIECRTVERMYHAFVQGLPAQPEGRIDLPLGQDRTDLRRTSSDADHVKPAITDYHVIEAFGTRAAHLLLRPHTGRTHQIRAHLQALGHPILGDRVYGDGTAKVGEAAVAERVMLHAASIRFTHPINGEPCTVVAPLPDDFEILRQALRSSNEGR, encoded by the coding sequence GTGGAGACGGAATTTATCATCTCGGCCGGGGAACAACCCAAACGCTTAGATCGGTTTCTGGTCCATCGCGAACCCAACCTGTCGCGCGCGGCGATCCAAAGGCTGATTGCCACCGGACGCGTGCGCATGAACGGCGCTCCCGCGAGGCCGGCTCGGCTGGTCAGGCCAGGAGACAGCATCTCCATCGATAGCCCGCCCGCCGTCCCCCTCTCTCGCAATGGCAAGCCCATGGCGCTCGCGGTCCTCTACGAAGACGAGGCCTGCCTGGTGGTAGACAAGCCGGCTGGGGTCGTGGTCCATCCTGGGCCGGGGCATTGGTCGGACACCTTGATGAACGCGCTCTTGGATTACTGGGCAGGAAAGTCCGGAGCAGGGAGGCCCGGTATCATCCATCGGTTGGACAAGGAGACTTCCGGTGCTCTCCTGGTTTCAAAAACGGCTGAGGCGCACCGTCGCCTAGCGAATCAAATCGAGTGTCGTACGGTAGAGCGTATGTACCACGCCTTCGTGCAGGGCCTTCCAGCCCAGCCGGAAGGCCGAATCGATTTGCCGCTCGGACAGGATCGTACCGACCTGAGACGAACGTCCTCCGACGCGGACCACGTCAAGCCGGCGATCACAGACTATCACGTGATTGAGGCCTTCGGAACGAGGGCCGCTCATCTCCTGTTGCGTCCGCACACGGGGCGCACCCATCAGATTAGGGCGCATCTCCAGGCACTCGGCCATCCTATCCTCGGTGATCGGGTATATGGAGACGGCACAGCAAAGGTGGGCGAAGCCGCCGTCGCCGAGCGGGTCATGTTGCATGCGGCGAGTATTCGATTCACTCATCCGATCAATGGGGAGCCCTGCACCGTGGTCGCGCCGCTCCCGGATGATTTTGAGATCCTGCGCCAGGCGCTCAGGTCGTCGAACGAGGGCCGCTGA
- a CDS encoding F0F1 ATP synthase subunit alpha translates to MQIKAEEISSIIKEKIKGFDQQVDVSQTGSVIQVGDGIAKVYGLDGAMAGEMLEFPGGLYGIALNLEEDNVGAVLMGDDVGIKEGDPVKRTGRIAEIPVGEALVGRVVNAIGQPIDGKGPITSAHSSRIEVVAPGVNTRQSVREPLQTGIKAIDAMIPIGRGQRELIIGDRQTGKTAIAVDTIINQKGLGVFCIYVAIGQKRSTVARVVKTLEENHAMEYSMVVSATASDAAPMQFLAPFAGAAIGEYFRDNGKHALIVYDDLSKHAVAYRQLSLLLRRPPGREAYPGDVFYLHSRLLERAAKLSDKLGGGSLTALPIIETQAGDVSAYIPTNVISITDGQIYLGSDLFYSGIRPAINVGLSVSRVGGSAQIKTMKQVAGTLRLDLAQYREMAAFAQFGSELDKATQMQLARGVRMVELLKQGQYKPMPVADQVLSIYAGVNGFLDDVPVDKVQQFEADLLHYIAQNHQDIRKEVASISKIDDKFGGKLKEIITTFKQKMGYGAK, encoded by the coding sequence ATGCAGATCAAGGCGGAAGAGATCAGCTCCATTATTAAAGAGAAGATCAAGGGCTTCGACCAGCAAGTCGACGTCAGCCAGACCGGTTCGGTCATTCAGGTCGGAGACGGTATCGCCAAGGTCTACGGACTCGATGGCGCCATGGCCGGTGAGATGCTGGAATTTCCCGGTGGACTCTACGGGATCGCCCTGAACTTGGAAGAAGACAATGTCGGCGCCGTATTGATGGGTGATGACGTCGGGATCAAGGAAGGCGATCCGGTCAAGCGCACGGGCCGCATTGCAGAAATTCCCGTCGGCGAAGCCCTGGTCGGACGCGTCGTGAACGCCATCGGCCAGCCGATCGACGGCAAGGGGCCGATCACCTCGGCGCATTCATCCCGTATCGAAGTCGTCGCCCCCGGCGTCAATACCCGTCAATCCGTGCGCGAGCCCCTGCAGACCGGCATCAAGGCCATTGACGCCATGATCCCCATCGGCCGCGGGCAGCGTGAGTTGATCATCGGTGATCGCCAGACCGGCAAGACCGCCATTGCCGTCGACACGATCATCAACCAGAAGGGCTTGGGCGTATTTTGTATTTACGTCGCCATCGGCCAGAAGCGCTCAACGGTGGCGCGCGTGGTCAAGACGCTCGAAGAAAACCACGCCATGGAATACAGCATGGTGGTGTCGGCCACGGCCAGCGACGCGGCCCCGATGCAGTTCTTGGCTCCGTTCGCCGGGGCCGCCATCGGCGAATACTTCCGTGATAACGGCAAACATGCCTTGATCGTCTATGACGACCTGTCGAAACATGCTGTGGCCTACCGGCAACTCTCGCTGCTTCTGCGTCGTCCGCCAGGCCGCGAAGCCTATCCTGGCGACGTGTTCTATCTGCACTCCCGTTTGTTGGAACGGGCTGCGAAGCTCAGTGACAAGCTCGGCGGCGGCAGCTTGACCGCGCTTCCGATCATTGAAACGCAAGCCGGTGACGTGTCGGCCTATATTCCGACCAACGTCATTTCCATCACCGACGGACAGATCTATCTCGGCAGCGACCTGTTCTATTCGGGCATTCGTCCCGCCATCAACGTGGGGTTGTCCGTGTCCCGCGTCGGCGGATCCGCTCAGATCAAGACCATGAAGCAGGTCGCCGGTACGTTGCGGCTCGATTTAGCCCAGTATCGTGAAATGGCAGCATTCGCCCAGTTCGGCAGCGAGCTCGACAAGGCCACGCAGATGCAGTTGGCCCGGGGTGTCCGCATGGTCGAACTACTGAAGCAGGGGCAGTACAAGCCCATGCCCGTGGCCGACCAGGTGTTGTCGATTTACGCCGGTGTCAATGGGTTCTTGGATGATGTGCCGGTCGACAAGGTGCAGCAGTTCGAGGCCGATCTGCTCCACTACATTGCGCAGAACCACCAAGACATTCGGAAAGAGGTCGCGTCGATCAGCAAGATTGACGACAAATTCGGCGGCAAACTCAAGGAAATCATCACCACCTTCAAACAGAAGATGGGATACGGAGCGAAGTAA
- a CDS encoding DUF3365 domain-containing protein produces MLGKSVFPMLCLLLPVIFAQDAQGDDLPGIPPATVADYLHAVIEADRTFYTIHVVERMQKEGAATAAETWRRDKTTLPLPAQFLQEANQLGTLTGTQIRYRLVSLWPINPQNAPASEPERIRLQTVSQHPEQAATGMVTISDRPYFQAVYADRAVTQACIGCHNAHPRSPRHDFKIGDVLGGLLIEIPLK; encoded by the coding sequence ATGTTGGGAAAATCCGTATTCCCCATGCTGTGCCTGCTCCTACCGGTGATCTTCGCACAGGACGCGCAGGGGGATGATCTGCCCGGTATCCCCCCGGCAACGGTGGCAGATTATCTGCACGCCGTCATTGAAGCCGATCGTACGTTTTACACGATTCACGTCGTGGAACGGATGCAGAAAGAAGGAGCGGCCACAGCGGCTGAAACGTGGCGCAGAGACAAGACTACTCTGCCGCTTCCAGCCCAATTTCTTCAGGAGGCCAACCAGTTGGGGACGTTGACCGGCACTCAAATCCGTTATCGGTTAGTGAGCCTGTGGCCCATTAATCCGCAAAACGCACCGGCGTCAGAGCCCGAACGTATACGCTTGCAAACGGTTTCGCAACACCCTGAGCAGGCAGCAACCGGTATGGTTACCATCTCGGATCGGCCTTATTTCCAGGCAGTGTATGCCGATCGGGCTGTGACCCAAGCCTGCATCGGTTGCCACAACGCTCACCCTCGCAGCCCTCGTCACGACTTCAAGATCGGCGATGTGCTCGGCGGACTATTGATCGAAATTCCCCTGAAGTGA